Genomic window (Kangiella profundi):
TCTTTTAGGCATATCGCTTCTTTTAATTTCTAGCTGTGCAATGGCAGAGATAAAATTTGTTAAGCACGACTTTTCTTTTGGTTCAATTTATATACCCAATAAAATACCCAAAGCGATTATGACCTCACCCGAGAGTAAAATAATTTCTATGGGCACAAAAGGGGAATACAATTTTGTACTCAACCTGAGTAAAGAAAGTTATTTCTGCCAGTTCATAACAAAACAACAATCAAAACTCTTGTTTAAAGGGAAGCCTTGTAATTATAAGCAGTTGTATTTAATGGAGAAACCATCGAGCTCTGAACTCCTAAATTTACACAAAGAACTTGAGATGCTTCTAACATCAATATTCTATTTTTGGAAAGACCCTAAATATAGTGATCGGGATATAAAGATATTCATTGAACAAGATCGCCTGAGTTCTATTTGGAGAATTGATAACTCTGGTAAAGTAAAAAGAGTTGTCTACAAGTCGGTACTGGATAATTCGCAACTATTAGTTGAGCAAGAAATAAGGTTAGAGAATACTCATAAGCTACAAATGAATGAGGGTTATAGTAAGGTGCCATCAAAATTTGAGCTGTGGTTTGCAGGATTGGTTCAAGACATTGCAAATGAAGAGTTTGATATAGATGATTTTGAGGAGTTTTGTAGGCTTAATGACATTGAGTGCTTTCTTAATCAAAATGGGGAGTTCATCAATTTAACACCAGTGAGTAACTAAACAATAAAGGGAGCTTGGGCTCCCTTTTTTAATTGCTAACCTCTTGTAACTACTTCTCTCCAACTAACTTCAACACCGCTTTATAACGTGGTTGTTGGTGTCGCTCCAAATAATAAGTCAGCTCTTTAGTTTCAGGATTATAGTCCAGCATCCAGACGTTACTTTTAGCTTCAGGGATCATCTCGGCAGTGTAACTGTCAGCATGAAAAAACTGCTTATACTGAGTAGGTTGCTCTCCTTTGTATGGGGCTGAGTAGCCTCCATATAGAGTCTGTTCATCTGGCAAACCGTCTTCATGACGATGGTCATGACGTAATCGCAATCCGTTATCAGTTTTGAATAAGAGCCAGGTTCTGGACTTATCTTCACCTACCTGAAATGGAATGGATATATAACGCGGGCCACAGCCGTCAATCGTGGCAACCAGCTTTTTGCCAGCAAATTCATGATTGGGATCCTCGGGGTAGGCTGTTTCACCGACAAACTGGCTGCCGCACATACGGGAAAGGTTATTAAAGAAAGCGAGTTCTTCATCGGTTAAGTCATAATCTGGCGCAAAAAAACAGGCACAGCTACCGAGTAGCAGGCTTGATGCCAAGATGATTGTTGATTTTAACTGTATTTTCATGAAGTTAGACGATTCCTGTTGATGTTTGCTGAGTATTGATATCTTGGCAGTTTCTAAGGTTGGATTCAATTCTAATGAAAATTGGCTAATTTATTGAAAGGTGGTTAATTCCTGACCCATTGTCCGCTATAATTGCCCGCTTTGATTGGCTCGGCATCAATGTCTGTTGCTTGGAGAAAAATGCGTTCATGCGCCTAATTCGTGGTCTATACAGTTGTCCTCAAAACCTGTTTAAGCAGGGCAGTATTGCGACTATTGGTAACTTTGACGGTGTCCACCTCGGACATCAGGCGATTATCAGGCGCTTAACGGATAAGGCCAAAGCGCTATCCGTGCCCAGTGTAGTGATTGTTTTTGAGCCACATCCTCAAGAATTCTTCCACCCAGAGGCTGCGCCAGCTAGGCTTTTTAAACTGACAGACAAGCTTCTGGCCCTCAAAGATTTAGGTGTGGATTACGTGCTGTGTTTGCGCTTTAATCGAGAGCTGGCTGAGTTAAGCGCAGAAGATTTCATTCGTCGGGTGTTGGTTGAGACATTGCACGTCAAACACCTGTTTATTGGCGATGACTTTAAGTTTGGCTACAAGCGAAAAGGTGATTTTACCTTGTTGCAACAAGTCGCGGAGTTTCCGGTTGAAGCCAATCAGACGGTGACACAGACCATTGATGGTGACAGTGCTCGAATTAGCAGCAGCTTGGTTCGACAGGCAATTGTTGATAATGATTTTGAGCATGCTGAAAAACTGCTGGGGCGACCTTATCGTTTCCGCGGCAGGGTAGCGCATGGTGATAAGCAGGGCCGAACGATAGGCATTCCAACCGCTAATATGGCACTGAAGCGGGTCAAGAGTCCTTTACAGGGCGTCTACGCGGTAAAAGTATTGGGTATCAAGGATGAAGCGATTAACGGAGTGGCAAATGTTGGCATAAAGCCAACTTTAAATGCTCGTAAAGAACGCCTTGAAGTTCACCTGTTGGACTTTGATGGCGATGTTTATGGTAAGCAGCTGACGATTGAGCCTGTCGCTAAAATTCGGGATGAACAGAAATTCAGTGGTAAAGACGAGTTAATTGAACAGATTAACCGTGATATTGAAAAGGCTCGGTCTCTTTTGATCGACTAGAATCTGCATATTGGCCTGAGCCTTAACATTTTTAATTAAACAAAACAGAGTAGTAGCTTAAATGAGCGATTATAAAGACACATTAAATCTACCAAAAACACGCTTTGAAATGCGTGGAAACTTGCCACAACGTGAGCCAAAGATGTTGGCTGAATGGAGCAAAAATGATCTTTACGGCGAAATTCGTAAAGCGCGTGCCGGTCGTGAGCAATTTATTTTGCACGATGGCCCTCCTTATGCGAATGGTAATATTCACATTGGTCACTCTGTTAACAAAATTCTTAAAGATATCGTCATCAAGAGTAAAACCTTGAGTGGTTTCGACAGCCCTTATGTACCGGGCTGGGACTGCCACGGTTTGCCGATTGAAAATAATGTCGAGAAAAAAGTCGGTAAAGCAGGAGACAAGGTTTCTCATGCTGAATTCCGTCAAAAATGTCGCGACTATGCAGCTAAACAGGTAGATGGTCAGAAGACCGATTTCATTCGTCTTGGTGTCTTAGGCGAATGGGACAATCCTTATTTGACCATGGACTTTAAATTCGAAGCTAACATCGTTCGAGCCCTATCGAAGCTTGTTCGTAATGGCCACCTCTTTAAAGGCGAAAAGCCAGTTTACTGGAGCGTGGTTGGTGGCTCTTCGTTGGCTGAAGCTGAAGTTGAATATCAGGATAAAACCTCGTTTTCTATTTATGTTAATTATCCTGTTGCTGATGAACAGGCATTTTTAAAAGCTTTTGACTTTGCGGGTGAGCAGGGCGAAGGCGAAGTCTCTGTGGTTATCTGGACCACGACCCCTTGGACACTACCATCAAGTCAGGCGGTAACTGTTCATGAAGAATTAGAGTATGTATTGGTTCAGGTGGAGCGTGATGGCAACAAAGAACGTTTTGTGCTGGCCCGAGAGCTCGTTGAAAGCGTTATGAAAGAAGCTGAAATTGAGAGTTATTCAGTCATCGCTTCGACTAAAGGTTCAAAGCTTGAAAACTTTGAATTGAACCACCCATTCTACGATAAATCGATACCGGTAATTCTGGGTGAGCATGTCACTACGGATGCCGGTACTGGCCTGGTGCATACCGCACCTGATCATGGTCCTGATGACTTTGTAGTGGGTAAAAAATATGGCATTGGCCTATTGAATTATGTGATGGCAAATGGTGTCTTCTCAGACGAAACACCAGTGTTTGCCGGTCAACATGTCTATAAAGTAGATCAGCCGGTTGTTGATCATTTAATAGAAAAAGGGCGCCTGTTGCATCAGGACAAGATGCGACATAGCTATCCTCATTGCTGGAGAACAAAAACACCTTTGATTTATCGTGCAACTCCTCAATGGTTTATTTCGATGAGCCAAAATGGATTGCAGGCTCAGGCTATGGAAGAAATCAAGAAGGTTAAATGGGTGCCAGAGTGGGGCGAAGCTCGTATCGAAAGCATGGTTGGCTCACGTCCGGACTGGTGTATTTCACGTCAGCGCACCTGGGGTGTTCCTTTGTGCTTATTTATTGATAAGCAGACTGGCGAACCACATCCTGATTCTGCCGATTTGATGGAAAAAGTTGCTGCTTATATCGAAGAGAAAGGTATTCAGGCATGGTATGACCTGGATGCTGCTGAGTTCGTTGATGCCGATAAATACGAAAAAATTGATGACACTCTAGATGTCTGGTTTGACTCTGGTGTCACTCACTACTGTGTGCTGGAAGCTCGCGACTATTTGCGTCAGCCAGCCGACTTGTACTTAGAAGGTTCTGACCAGCATCGTGGCTGGTTCCAGTCATCATTGCTAACTGCAACTGGCATGTATGGTCACGCGCCTTATAGACACTGTCTGACTCATGGCTTTGTGGTCGATGGTAAGGGCGAAAAAATGTCTAAGTCCAAAGGCAACGTGATGGCTCCAAATGATGTCATCAATAAGCTGGGCGCTGATGTATTACGTCTTTGGGTTTCTTCTGCTGACTACCGTGGTGAAATGGCGGTTTCTGAGGAAATTTTGAAGCGTACGGGTGATACCTATCGACGCCTTCGTAATACTTCACGATTCTTGTTATCGAATCTTGAAGGTTTCGATCCGGAAAGACACTCGGTTGCTAAAGATGACTTGCTTCCACTGGATCGTTGGGCGGTGGATTGCGCTTATCAGGCGCAACAGGAAATTATCAAAGCCTATGATGATTATAATTTCTGGTTAGTTGCCCAGAAGATCCATCATTTCTGTTCGATTGATATGGGCAGTTTCTATCTGGATATCATTAAAGATCGCCAATATACGGCTAAAACTGGCTCTCGTGCACAGCGTTCATGCCAGACTGCTATGTATCACATCATCGAAGCCTTGGTCCGCTGGATGGCGCCGGTATTGAGTTTTACAGCTTATGAAATTTGGCCACTCATTCCAGGCAAACGCGAGTCTAACGTGTTTGTGGCTGAATGGTATGAAGGCTTATTCCCAATGGAAAATGCTGATATTACTCAGGCTGATTGGGCGTTGATTTCAGAAGTTAAAGATGAAGTGAACCGTGCTCTTGAATCAAAGCGTAAAGAGGGTGCTATTGGTGGCTCGCTGGCCGCAGAAGTGACGCTTTATGCTAATGATGAGTTGTATGCCGTTCTTTCAAAACTGGAAGATGAGTTACGATTTGTATTCATTACTTCACAGGCTCGTCTTGAGCAGGGTGATGGTGGTGAAGCGACTGAAATGAAAGGTTTAAATCTAAGCATTACTAAATCGGACGCTGAAAAGTGTGAGCGCTGCTGGCACCATCGTCATGATGTTGGTCAAAACCCGGAACACCCAACCATTTGTATTCGTTGTGTTGAGAATGTGGTTGGCACCGGCGAAACTCGCCATTACGCATAAGGACTTTGATGACAATGAAAAAATTGCCATTTAAACAGTCTGGACTGGTGTGGTTGTGGCTGACCGTGGTCTTGTTGATTATTGATCAGGTTACTAAAACCTGGGCAAATACTGCATTGGCGCCTGTTCATGGCGGACCCATCATTGAGGTGATGCCGCATTTTAATTTAAATCTTGCCTATAACTATGGTGCCGCTTTTAGTTTTCTCGGAGATGCCGGTGGTTGGCAGCGTTGGTTCTTTACCGCAATAGCGATTGGCATCAGTCTGTTACTTCTCTTCTGGATGTGGCGCACCGAGTCGCATAAAAAGCTGTCCAATATTGGCATGGCGCTGGTTTTAAGTGGTGCTTTCGGAAACTTAATTGATCGTATAGTTTATGGTTATGTCATCGATTTTATTGACTGGTATGTGTCCATAGATGGATACCATTGGCCAACCTTTAACATTGCTGATAGCGTTATCCTAATAGGCGTTGGACTTTTGTTGATTGATTCATTTGTCAATCCGGAGCATAAGTCCAAGCCAAAGAAAGACGAGAATAAATAATGAAAATAGAAGCAAATTCTAAGGCTTTAGTGCATTTTAATATTTTGCTTAAGGATGGCTCAGCAGCAGATAGTACCCGAGTTGGAGGTAAGCCGGTTTGGTTTATCTTTGGTGATGGTAGTTTGACGGACAAAGTTGAATTCCAGTTATTGGGCGCCGAAAAGGGTGAAACTCGAAAGCTGGAAATTCATGGTTCTGATTTCTTCGGTCCTGCCAGTCCTGATAATATTCACTTTATGGATATTAATCAGTTTCCGGTTGATCTGAAGCTTGAAGAAGGATCCATCATCGCTTTTGAACAGATGGGCGGCGGAGCGATTCCGGGCATGGTCCGTGAAGTAAAGGGTCATTCAGTCAAGGTGGATTTCAATCATCCGCTGGCTGATCAGGATATTATTGTAGAAGTTGAAGTTGTCGATATTCGGCATCAGGAATGAGTGATGGATATTGTTTTAGCTAATCCTCGAGGCTTTTGTGCTGGTGTAGACCGCGCAATTGAGATTGTTAATCGCGCCATTGAAATTTTCGGTGCACCTATTTATGTCAAACATGAAGTTGTACACAACAAGTTTGTGGTTGATGGTCTGCGTGAGAAAGGTGCCATTTTTATCGAAGATCTCAATGAGGTTCCTGAGCACTCAACGCTTATATTTAGCGCGCATGGTGTTTCACAACAGGTTCGTCATGAAGCTAAAGAGCGTCACCTCAAGGTCTTTGATGCTACCTGTCCATTGGTGACCAAGGTTCATATGGAGGTTGCTCGCCACAGTCGTCGTAACGAAGAGTGCGTGCTGATTGGACATAAAGGTCATCCGGAAGTGGAAGGAACCATGGGCCAGTATGACAACTCCGAAGCGGGCATCTATCTGGTTGAAGATGAGCAGGATGTGGCTGAACTCCAGGTTCGAAATCCAGATGCACTCTTCTATGTTACTCAAACCACCTTATCGGTCGACGATACTCAGCGACTGGTCAATGCATTAAAAGGCAAGTTCCCGAATATTCAGGGCCCCAAAAAAGATGATATCTGTTATGCCACCCAGAATCGTCAAGATGCAGTTAAGCAACTGGCAGCAGAGTGCGATCTGATTTTAGTTGTAGGTGCGCAGAACAGCTCTAACTCCAGTCGTTTACAGGAACTGGCTGAAAATCAGGGGTGCCGTTCCTATTTAATCAATAATGCTACTGAGATTGATGCTGGTTGGCTTGAAGGCGTCAAGAAAGTCGGCGTAACTGCCGGTGCTTCTGCACCTGAAATTCTTGTGCAGGATGTCATTAAATACCTCGAATCTCAGGGTGGTTCAACAGCACTTGAATCTGAGGGAGTCGAAGAAAATATCGTATTCGTACTTCCAGCGGAATTGCGAGCAGAATAAGCATTTAGAGTCATTCTAACTACCTGATTCTTATCATTTTCCATTCTTTAAGCCGATAAATAACCGTTTATCGGCTAAATCTTACCGTTTGTCTATTAGTTCGTGATCTTGAAGGTTTGTTTTCGTATAACATACTGGTGAAAAACTTATTTTGGACCAGATAATGTTAAAGCAAAAATTCAAAACATCCGGACACCCCAAAGTGAAGCTCATATCTTCGAAACAGAAGGGCTTCAGTTTAATGGAAGTCTTGATTGCGATGATCATCATTGCGATTGGCTTATTGGGCTTCCTTTCTTTACAACTGGCGTCGATCAATTCAAATCAGGAAGGGTTGGCGCGTACTCAGGCGACATTGATTGGCCAGGATTTAGCTGCTTCAATGCGCGGTAACCGTAAGTTCATAAACCAAGGGGATGGTTCTGCGAATGTCGGTAATACGTATTTAAATAATGCCCTATACAACAACTGCACCACTGAACCACCTCAAGCTTGTAATGGTGCTGGAGCCAACTGTACCGATGAACAGCAGGCTGAATTTGATGTGTGGAAAGTTTGTGCAACCCTAAGTGGATTTGACGGCTCTGTAGCCAATACCGTGGATAATAATCCGATGGTCGGTGGCGAAGTCTATGTATCTTGTGCTGATAGAGAGGGTGGAGACGTTGATGCCTGTTCACCTGGATCGACATTATCGATTTATACCTACTGGTTGGCAGGGGCTCTGCGTGAGGATGTGGGTCAAAGTCAGAATATTATAAGAAATGCCCGCTGTGACGACTTTCTGCCGCCTGAGCAAGGACATGACTGCATAATCATAGACATCATGCCTTAAAGGAGCTGACTGATGATTAATTCAAAAATGATGCACTCCCTTAAAAGTAAACAGCAGGCTTTTACACTGATTGAGTATATGGTCGCTATTTTGCTTGGTCTAATTTTATTGGGTGGATTAACTTATCTGTTTATTGGTATGAAGCGCTCCAACGACACACAATCTAGCATTGCTCAAATGCAGGAAAGTGGTCGTTTTGCTATGTATTACCTGACTAATGATATTCAATACGCTGGTTGGGCCAACGTAGAGGAAAAAGGCTACGGCTTCTATACTTCTCCCGCATTTGACTTTGCTGGTGGCACAACAGACGGTGGCTCTGCCGCTGCAAGCGATTCAATTAGAATTCGCTATGAAGCCCCAACTGACTGTCTAGGCAATGCCAGTGGCGGCATTGTAGAAAATCGCTACTATGTCGATAGCGGTCAATTAATGTGTCAGGGTGTTGCTGGTGATCCACAGCCTTTGATTAGTAATGTAGACGCATTGCACTTTTTATACGGTATTGATACCGATGGCGACACAGTTCCCAATAAATTTGTCAGAGCAGACCAAGTTGCTACAAATGAACGTGAGTCAATCGCTGCCGTAAAAGTTATGCTGATCCTTTCATCTAGCAATGACATTCGCCCGGATACTAATGCACAAAGCTTTAGTGTTATGGGTCATGATGATACCTATGATGTAAATGATAAAAAGGCGCGGAAGATCTTTTCGACTACCATTTCTGTTCCAAACAAACCTGAATTCGTAATTACCACTTAATGTGATGGAAAGAATTATGAGAAAGCAATTACCCAAGAATAAAGGTGTGACCTTGGCAATGGTCCTCATCTTTTTATTAATACTAACCGTGCTAGGTGTAGCAAGTATGTCTGATTCGGTTATTCAGCAAAAATCTTCGACCAATGTTTATCTGGAGAATGAAGCATTTCACGTTGCTGAAAGTGCAGTAAGTGCAACCATATACTGGGATGAAATCGCAGGCAATGCTCTTTACGGTACAAATACTTCAGAAACCGAGGTTGGGCAGGAATACTGCTTAGGTTCCGGTGGAGAACTAACGGCAGTTGATGACGGAACTGCC
Coding sequences:
- the ribF gene encoding bifunctional riboflavin kinase/FAD synthetase; this translates as MRLIRGLYSCPQNLFKQGSIATIGNFDGVHLGHQAIIRRLTDKAKALSVPSVVIVFEPHPQEFFHPEAAPARLFKLTDKLLALKDLGVDYVLCLRFNRELAELSAEDFIRRVLVETLHVKHLFIGDDFKFGYKRKGDFTLLQQVAEFPVEANQTVTQTIDGDSARISSSLVRQAIVDNDFEHAEKLLGRPYRFRGRVAHGDKQGRTIGIPTANMALKRVKSPLQGVYAVKVLGIKDEAINGVANVGIKPTLNARKERLEVHLLDFDGDVYGKQLTIEPVAKIRDEQKFSGKDELIEQINRDIEKARSLLID
- the ileS gene encoding isoleucine--tRNA ligase produces the protein MSDYKDTLNLPKTRFEMRGNLPQREPKMLAEWSKNDLYGEIRKARAGREQFILHDGPPYANGNIHIGHSVNKILKDIVIKSKTLSGFDSPYVPGWDCHGLPIENNVEKKVGKAGDKVSHAEFRQKCRDYAAKQVDGQKTDFIRLGVLGEWDNPYLTMDFKFEANIVRALSKLVRNGHLFKGEKPVYWSVVGGSSLAEAEVEYQDKTSFSIYVNYPVADEQAFLKAFDFAGEQGEGEVSVVIWTTTPWTLPSSQAVTVHEELEYVLVQVERDGNKERFVLARELVESVMKEAEIESYSVIASTKGSKLENFELNHPFYDKSIPVILGEHVTTDAGTGLVHTAPDHGPDDFVVGKKYGIGLLNYVMANGVFSDETPVFAGQHVYKVDQPVVDHLIEKGRLLHQDKMRHSYPHCWRTKTPLIYRATPQWFISMSQNGLQAQAMEEIKKVKWVPEWGEARIESMVGSRPDWCISRQRTWGVPLCLFIDKQTGEPHPDSADLMEKVAAYIEEKGIQAWYDLDAAEFVDADKYEKIDDTLDVWFDSGVTHYCVLEARDYLRQPADLYLEGSDQHRGWFQSSLLTATGMYGHAPYRHCLTHGFVVDGKGEKMSKSKGNVMAPNDVINKLGADVLRLWVSSADYRGEMAVSEEILKRTGDTYRRLRNTSRFLLSNLEGFDPERHSVAKDDLLPLDRWAVDCAYQAQQEIIKAYDDYNFWLVAQKIHHFCSIDMGSFYLDIIKDRQYTAKTGSRAQRSCQTAMYHIIEALVRWMAPVLSFTAYEIWPLIPGKRESNVFVAEWYEGLFPMENADITQADWALISEVKDEVNRALESKRKEGAIGGSLAAEVTLYANDELYAVLSKLEDELRFVFITSQARLEQGDGGEATEMKGLNLSITKSDAEKCERCWHHRHDVGQNPEHPTICIRCVENVVGTGETRHYA
- the lspA gene encoding signal peptidase II; its protein translation is MKKLPFKQSGLVWLWLTVVLLIIDQVTKTWANTALAPVHGGPIIEVMPHFNLNLAYNYGAAFSFLGDAGGWQRWFFTAIAIGISLLLLFWMWRTESHKKLSNIGMALVLSGAFGNLIDRIVYGYVIDFIDWYVSIDGYHWPTFNIADSVILIGVGLLLIDSFVNPEHKSKPKKDENK
- the fkpB gene encoding FKBP-type peptidyl-prolyl cis-trans isomerase codes for the protein MKIEANSKALVHFNILLKDGSAADSTRVGGKPVWFIFGDGSLTDKVEFQLLGAEKGETRKLEIHGSDFFGPASPDNIHFMDINQFPVDLKLEEGSIIAFEQMGGGAIPGMVREVKGHSVKVDFNHPLADQDIIVEVEVVDIRHQE
- the ispH gene encoding 4-hydroxy-3-methylbut-2-enyl diphosphate reductase, which codes for MDIVLANPRGFCAGVDRAIEIVNRAIEIFGAPIYVKHEVVHNKFVVDGLREKGAIFIEDLNEVPEHSTLIFSAHGVSQQVRHEAKERHLKVFDATCPLVTKVHMEVARHSRRNEECVLIGHKGHPEVEGTMGQYDNSEAGIYLVEDEQDVAELQVRNPDALFYVTQTTLSVDDTQRLVNALKGKFPNIQGPKKDDICYATQNRQDAVKQLAAECDLILVVGAQNSSNSSRLQELAENQGCRSYLINNATEIDAGWLEGVKKVGVTAGASAPEILVQDVIKYLESQGGSTALESEGVEENIVFVLPAELRAE
- the pilV gene encoding type IV pilus modification protein PilV, with protein sequence MLKQKFKTSGHPKVKLISSKQKGFSLMEVLIAMIIIAIGLLGFLSLQLASINSNQEGLARTQATLIGQDLAASMRGNRKFINQGDGSANVGNTYLNNALYNNCTTEPPQACNGAGANCTDEQQAEFDVWKVCATLSGFDGSVANTVDNNPMVGGEVYVSCADREGGDVDACSPGSTLSIYTYWLAGALREDVGQSQNIIRNARCDDFLPPEQGHDCIIIDIMP
- a CDS encoding PilW family protein, which translates into the protein MINSKMMHSLKSKQQAFTLIEYMVAILLGLILLGGLTYLFIGMKRSNDTQSSIAQMQESGRFAMYYLTNDIQYAGWANVEEKGYGFYTSPAFDFAGGTTDGGSAAASDSIRIRYEAPTDCLGNASGGIVENRYYVDSGQLMCQGVAGDPQPLISNVDALHFLYGIDTDGDTVPNKFVRADQVATNERESIAAVKVMLILSSSNDIRPDTNAQSFSVMGHDDTYDVNDKKARKIFSTTISVPNKPEFVITT
- a CDS encoding pilus assembly PilX family protein, yielding MRKQLPKNKGVTLAMVLIFLLILTVLGVASMSDSVIQQKSSTNVYLENEAFHVAESAVSATIYWDEIAGNALYGTNTSETEVGQEYCLGSGGELTAVDDGTACATAFEGNANVIAYSRVEYLGCGTCPNFELGVSPSIGCNAWKITGDATVAEKTNVAVQSWVTKVGGCFTAGKDLELTL